From Gadus morhua chromosome 14, gadMor3.0, whole genome shotgun sequence:
CACACCTTGTTTGTCAGGGGCACACCTTGTTTGTCAGGGGCACACCTTGTTTGTCAGGGGCACACCTTGTTTGTCAGGGGCACACCTTGTTTGTCAGGGGTCCGACTTGTTTGTCAGGGGTCCGACTTGTTTGTCAGGGGTGCCACTTGTTTGTCAGGGGTGCCACTTGTTTGTCAGGGGTGCCACTTGTTTGTCAGGGGTGCCACTTGTTTGTCATGGGTGCCACTTGTTTGTCAGGGGTACACCTTGTTTGTAAGGGGTACCACTTGCTTGTTAGGGGTGCGGCttgtttaaaggggacttattacaGTGTTTCACCCAGGAAATGTCTTGGTCATGGTGGTCGAGGAGCGGAGGGGCCGATGCCATTTTGGTTCCATTCTTCTTATCTTTATTCTTTGTGGAAGtgcaatattgcgattgcgatatAATAAACAAATGGTGTCATGAGTCTAATTGCTTGGTTGTCAAGGAAAATGCACACAGATTGCtgatcattttaaaatgtttatttctcaacTCAAACATACAAAATTAaactaacattaaaaaaaatacaaaatctaaaaaatgtgtacagtactgtattaaaaatataaaaaaatatattttaccagattaaataaataataaaaaaaacgtatttttcaAAATAAGGCATTTCTGCAGTGCAAAAATCTGTTAAGTTTTCTCAATAGtgaaactaaataaaataaatggaataaataagaaaatatatttttaaaaaaatatgtatttcttttacattatatttaaaaaattaaaTCGCAGCCTTTTGCGGTTATACAATCGCAGAGGCTGATATCGCGATTGCGATTCGATTAATCGTGCAGCACTAGTTTACGGCGTGTGACTTGTTTGTTAGGTGTGCGGCTTGCATGCAGGCTTCTCTTGCACTTCAAGTGGGCAATGTTTGAATGACTTTTAAATAATGCACGGCCGTGAATGTGATTTAGACGTCTAAATTGTGTTTGTGCTTCTGTTCCAGGTCCAAGTGTTTGGGAGCTTCAGCACCGGTCTCTATCTGCCAACGAGGTACGCTGTCTTACTGTCAAAGTGCTGGTGGATCCCCACACCCCACACTAACCCACCTTCTAGGAATCCGGAACCTGGATTCCTAGAAAAGCTAGAGCCtcatcaaagtgtgtgtgtgggtgtgggtgtgggtgtgggggtggatgggtgggtgggtgtgggttttTGGGAGTGTGTTTGATTCTGTGCTCACAAACAAAGGTTGTTGTTATCATGAGACGGGGCCGTTTTGACTGACGCCTcctctgactccgccccctcacAGTGACATCGACCTGGTGGTCTTCGGGAAGTGGGGGTCCCTGCCCCTGCGGACCCTGGAGGACGCCCTGCGCAGGTGCAACGTAGCGGACGAGAACTCCATCAAAGTGCTGGACAAGGCCACGGTACGACTGGCCGCGATCCCCCGACCTGGTGCCGCAGTGACGGCCGCCATTTTGGATTTAGTTCTTCTCTATTGTCGCGATAGGAAGGGGAGTTTTAGGAGAGATTGTAATTTGCTCTTAAACTGCGATACAACACGGTTCGTTCGACATATATCCAACTTCCCCTTGACCCCATTAGGATGGTGATTTCTCAACGAAATTGCCTGCAGAACAAGCAAGTGAAACGTCAGTCTATATTGTTCTGTAGATCTGCGGCGCCCTTTGTCAGAAGAAGCTTCTCAGAAGATTTGTCACGGCAATTAGCCAATTACTGATTACACCCTGACTAAAAGCCCTTTGTTGCTTTGCTTTGGTTCTTCCGTCTGGGAAATGGTCTTGTATGTTTTCTACTAAGCTTGTTTTACGAATCTCTCCGAGGTGATGGTGTATTTTTGTTCTCATTCGATTTGCCGGTGAATGTGTTGGCGTGTCCTCTGATCTTCcacctctcctgtcctcccagGTCCCCATCATTAAACTGACGGACTCCTTGACCGAAGTCAAGGTAGACATCAGCTTCAACGTGCGCAGTGGGGTGAAAGCAGCCCAGCTCATAAAGGAATACAAAGAGGTACGCCCAGAGAGCTGCATGTGTGACATGAACATAAAATTGCATATTTTTTGTATTCAAAGCACGGGTGATCATTGGAATGGATGTAAGGGGCCCTTGTGCCCTGATGAAGGAATGCCATGTCACAACTCCTCGTCGGTGGGTTATACCGTGTTGGCCTAAGCTGCACCCCACTCTCACCTGAGTGAGAAAGCTTTTCTGGGAAaagtgtgatggaaaatccacGGGATTTAGTCTTCAATAATTCAAGCTTTGGTTTCTTCAGTTTGTGCTATCCAGACACTTTAACTAGTGTTACCCAGTTCCCCTTTGTGGTTCACCTTTTACATTTGGAAACCGGTCACGAGGGAGAAGTGACCTTATCTACACGAGTGAAACTCTTTTATGTCAAAATTTCCCTCACATGATGTACGGACAATTGAATTGCGGTGAAGGGGCTGAAAGTGTTGAAAGGCTGTGTGAAACGGTATTCTTGGCGCATTCTGCTAGAGAAGAGActggtgtgtgcatgcattaaaTAGGTACATTTACTGCAACTATTGTGTGCTTATTTGCATTTAGAACATCTGGTGAAGATGTAATATCTCAAAGAAATCGAACCAAACAATCAGTCACTCACTAAACTCCAGAAGACTGATCCCTGGAAAAGGAGAGTTTTGCCTTGTCGGTACATGTTGGCATTGCCCTTTATATTAAGATGTTCATGTCGAAATGACATGAATCGCTGTCAGAACTAAAGGGTATGCATCAAGATttatgctcttttttttttatgaagcaACACTCCGGTTGCTTCCAAAAGGGGCCCagttgtgagtgtgatcagaTCAGCCATGTCAAAACCTGCCCTTCCCTGTGACTTGGTGACATCACACCTGGGAGTGTCGACCTAGATGTAGGCTGGAACAGACCAGTCTACCAGCATACCCAGTgtactgtaccaactggtagaCTCTCTCCTAGGGCTCGTAATTGCGAACCACTCTCACACCTGGAGGGTTGGGTCCTTTTAACATACCTCTTTGAATCCCATCTTTTCACAAACGTGCAGTCCTGCTTTGGCCCACCGGAGGTCGCTGTCCACACTGAACGAGTGCCTGTCTTGTGTTTGCTCCTGCAGAAGTTCCCTGCCCTGCCTTacctggtgctggtgctgaagCAGTTCCTGCTGCAGAGGGATCTGAACGAGGTCTTCACCGGCGGGATCGGCTCCTACAGCGTGTTCCTCATGGCGGTCAGCTTCCTGCAGGTCAGACATGCACCCCTCGGTCTGCTGTTAACTCCACCGAGCAAAGGCATTGCAAGAAGGTGGGGAGTTTAAATACTGGCGGATTAAAGACCAGCAGACGCATCACTGAACTACTCAGGCGGTGGGAGATAACAAGGGAGAAAGCGTCCCCCATTGCAATAAACCGGTTTACGAGCGTCTCCGGCGACGTTTGGGAAATAGGATTAACTTTCTATTTACAGTTCAAACCATTCTTCCTTTTCGGAAGCAATACAAAGCTTCGGTGCGTATTGTCAGTTGCTAACAATGGCAGTTAATTGCTTGATCCTATTCTTGCATTCCCATGCTCTGTTGTTTGTGTCGTGTCCATTCACAACTGGGGAGGATGAATTCTCCCAGGGTATTGTGTCCGGGCGGCCACATATTGACTGTGTTTAGTCAAGGTTTCATCCAGTATCCAAACACTCAAATCAAACACACCGCAGATCAACTTTGTATCTAGATGAAAGATCAAAATCGTTTTTGGCAGTAGGGTAATCAAGGGAGGTGGCTTGCATTTTGCATTCGGACCATCAGTGCTTATCTGGAAACATCGCAGGTCCTGGCACGTACTCTACCCTGTGACTCATTCCGCTTTCTTTGACCTGCTCCTGTTTTTTCCGGCCTCGATTACCTTCTAATTCATCGGTCGCTGCCAAGTGGTAATGAGCGTGTTGACTCCTGGCCTACCTTTTTCTGCGGGGATGTCATGATTTCCACAACCTCCACCTTCTCTATTTCCATGCTGTGTGTACTTAAGGCTTAGTTTTGATTTGAATGTCTCTTTGCATGCACCTCCAATACAGTGCTAGGGAATTTAGAGTCAATACTCTTGCACATGACCACTCAAACACGCGTCTATGTTTTGAATTTGGTAAGAAAGCACCTTTATTTTAACGTCAATGCACACACGTTGATAAGATCACAGGGgtgcatgtggctcaggaggtaggttGATAGTACGAGTGtcgtggtgtccctgagcaagacacctcactcGGGCTGGGCGATTATTCAaatttttatcgcaatttcgattttagagtcaaacgatcacaaaattaacacaATCGTTATttcctttttaattatttttaaatgttttatagaaagggcagaacactTGGATACATACCAGTATATTATTTAAGATTGGAAAattttatttttcctctttttaaggcgaaatttcaaagttctcagttagaataataataatcggagagacatgctgaatgaATACAACATGCTTTAAAACTCAAAaacaatcgtttgaataatcgtgatttcattATTGAccaaaaataatcgtgattaggatttttcccataatcgggCAGCCttacacctcaccctaactgctcccgacaagctggctgtcaccttgcgtggttgactccgccgtcggtgtgtgaatgtgtgcatgaatgggtgactgTTAGGCAGTATCGTAAAGCGCCATTTCCCATTTAACACCCTGTGGTCCTCCACTCGCTGACATATGCTTCTGTTGTCGCTCTGACCCCCAGCTCCACTACCGCGAGGACGTCCGGAGTCCCAACACCAACATCGGGGTCCTGCTCATCGAGTTCTTCGAGCTCTATGGCCGCAACTTCAACTACCTGAAGACGGGCATCCGGATCAAAGACGGCGGCTGCTACGTGGCCAAAGACGAGATGCACAAGAACATGATGGACAGCTACCGGCCCTCCATGCTGTACATCGAGGACCCCCTGCAGCCAGGTAGGAGACGACTCCAcacccccctcgctctctgggCTTGAGTGGGAACTGTTCAGCCCTGCTTCACTGTGTTATCTTCGACAGAGGGGAGATGCTATGCCACGTACTGCAGTGGGTCATATAACTGAATAATAAAAGTCAAGAGAGTTAATTCATTGACCCTGCGTTCCAACACCCATGCTACCATAGTATTTAGTATGCCAGAAAAATAATTATGATGTAACAATATATAGTATGGGAGATGCAAATATGAAGTATAGCGAAAGTCGATGGTGGCACTACGGAAGCTGATCAGTGACATCACCTGTAGTATCCCAATTGTATGCATACTATGTGCAACAGTACATATTTTGTAAGGGTAGCTGCAGTACAAGTAAAAATGAAAAGTATTTAATTTGAATTGGAACGCAGCCTCAGTCTTCTCAGCCCTCTGAAGTTCATTCGTGGGGTTGAATTCACCGTACATGAACCTGGTGTCCCCCCCCTGACCGTGTCCCCTGCGTCCCGTAGACAATGACGTGGGCCGGAGCTCGTACGGAGCCATGCAGGTGAAGCAGGCCTTCGACTACGCCTACGTGGTCCTCAGCCACGCCATGTCGCCCATCGCCAAGTACTACCCCAACAACGAGTCGGAAAGGTGAggattctctccctcttctgcaGTGGGGCGGGGTTGGGGtggagcggggagggggggtttaaTCCTGTCAGAGTCCCAGGCTGGTGAGGTGGACTGATTCAGGCTATCCATGCTCCTGGACCTTTCTATGGCTTATATAAATATAAGTTAATGTAAccttttttccttctcttttgtCAAATAATTATTAagagagatgagtttaaggtaTACATTTGCCTTCAGGGTCATTTTGTGTCTACGTTTCCAATTTCTGTGTTTTTGGTGTTATGAAAAGGATCTGGGGTTGACTTCAGATCTGAATTGCAAGAACAATATTAAGTCGACGTCGTCTTTAACAGTTGAATCGTCATGTCGGCAAAAATAGTGTGTAACAGCGGGAGAGAATCAGCTGAGTAAGAGGACACCGCATTGCTTGGCTCTAGAAGGAATAGCGTAGCTTGGTTCTAGGAGGTAAAGCCTAGGTTGGTTCTAGAAGAAAAAGCCTATAAATGACGCCATGCTTCTTTTGTGGGCGTTTGCTGTTATTTTTTGCCTTCAATTTATAACTTTATTGTTTGTTCGATAACCCCTTTGTGTACCAGTATTGGCACGATGCAATCAGTTTATTTTCCTAGTAGAGCACATTCTGAGCTGCCGGTCTAGAAGGTCACACAATGTCAGGGAAAAAATCGTCCAGAGTTTGCCAGCATTTTGAAAGCATTAAAGATGATTAAAAAACAACCTGCATACTGTCAACAGCAGCACTCGCCCGGTGAGAATGATCCTCTTTGTGGGTGTACGCTGCTCTGCTAAATTGAATGGCGCcacatgtgttctgtgtgctgAAACTCAATTTTCACATGGGATTTTAATTTCTCATCTGTCAAACGCTGCTACGTTCTCTTTATCCGTGGGCTTCTGTCCTGATGGGATGGGATttctgtctccacagagacgcGACACCGTTTGATTTCAGAAATGTATTCCATTATTTGTGGTATATTATATTCGCCTGTATAGTAGCGTATACAAGGACAATCGTAGCCTATATTTTCTGTCAAATTGAATGCAGATGGTGATCTGAACGGATGTATGttgtaaaaatacattttgtttgtgGGGTAATTTAGCGGAGGCGCTGGGCCTTGCCTATAGACAGCTGTGGAAACCCTGATAGATCAGCTCATTATCGTCAAGTGTTAAAACGAACCAAAGGTCAAAAAAAGATATTGCAACATTGAGCTGCATACATTAATGAAAGATAGGTTACATAATTGGATGATCGGACGACAATGTACCCGGCCTGACCAATAAGATCCCACCATGCAAAATCGTCGTCAGGGACATCCTTCATAAAACCCAATAGAAGGTTTTTCATATTGGGGGgaagtctgtgtttgtgatatGTCCGCTTAAGGGAGCCTGAACCCTAATGCCTTCtcccctccgaccccccccctcccagcatcCTGGGACGGATCATCCGAGTGACCCAGGAGGTGGACGACTACAGGGACTGGATCAGTAAACAGTGGGGCCGTCCGCCCCAGAGTGAACCCGCCAACAACCGTAGGTCCCACATCTGCTACCAATCAAACCACCAACCCGCATGTCATTCCTAGAAAATAGGAGAGCGCCCATGTAGAAGTGCTTTTTTATtctgctgccctctgctggGAAAGCTTTTGAGGGTAGGAGGAACCGATCGCTGCTGTTTAGTTGAGCCTGTTTAGAGCTTAGATTACACAGCAGGGTCCCAGTCGACTGCATCCGGTGTCTCCCTGGCACATTGCTCTGGTCGATGCCTTAGACGTTGCACATATTGTTATCGATCATACTGGGAACATAGGGTTACAGTCCATCTGACATATTTGGAACATTCCTGCAAAATGCATACAGTTCTTTGGTTTATTTTAGTAAATGTTTCtgttttacatttgtttgttgACCTAAATCCCctttttttatatacatatatatacatttcttTACTGGGTTTATTATTGTTGTGCACCAAACACCAAGACAAATCCTTGTACGTGGTAAACTGACTGATGCTGATAGTGATTCTGATGGTGGTAGTGATTCTGATGGTGGTAGTGATTCTGATGGTGGTAGTGATTCTGATGGTGGTAGTGATTCTGATGGTGGTAGTGATTCTGATGGTGGTAGTGATTCTGATGGTGGTAGTGATTCTGATGGTGGTAGTGATTCTGATGGTGGTAGTGATTCTGATGGTGGTAGTGATTCTGATGGTGGTAATGATTCTGATGGTGGTAGTGATTCTGATGGTGGTAGTGATTCTGATGGTGGTAGTGATTCTGATGGTGATATTGTTTATGATTGTGACTTTGTTGTGATTGTGATCGTTGCCGTAGGAAACGATGTCATGCTGCTGGTGGAGCCCCAGCGGCTGGACGAGTGCAACAACAACgtcacagaggaggaagaggaggaggaggaggaggtggtggagctgcaGGACACGCCCGGCAGCAagagctcctccagctcctcgtccCCGGCGCCCTCCATGTGCTCCTCGCCGCTCTGcatctcctcgtcctcgtccaccGTGTCCAGCGACGCGGTCagtccacatgcacacagagggacacgcacacagagggacacgcacacataccagACATGCAAACGGCGCGCTTTTTGGCGCGAGTCGCTTTTTTATCATACATTTTGGGGACCTGTGTGGTTCGTGTAGATCCGAAGAGTTtttctttttgggggggggggggggggggggtcgatcgGTGCGTCGATCGGTGCTCTGATTTTCTGATTGGATTGGATGCGCATGCGCACggtagagcttggatcgggctcagtaaatcaagcccgaccccgagcccgtgcacgttctgtccgagcccggcccgacccgacacattaactgtaattaggAGCCCTAGCCCGATTCAACTCGACAATTATTTTAACAtatatgtaactttgtacacatttgttactaggcttactcagctaaatatatatgtaagggataatgtatagaacgccggtcattatcgggaaaataagacccgacagggcgaacagtacaccgacgcgcagcggaggcgtcttgcttcgccctgaaggggcttattttcgctaatgaccggcgacgttctatacatgatcccgcttattacacggctacttgccaaaactaaaaaaataacttcacatggtgcgcctttttacaatttattcgttaccagcattcattcatcattttttcacaatgtcttgtttttaaaagatttatgatgactttatgctctgtaaggtgacttTGGGTGCCTTGTAAGGCGCctctaaaataaatgtattattattattattattattattcgtagtgttgatcagcagagcaaTAATAAATTGTCCGCAAAGATGGTGACGTcacttagcaacggaagacacTGGGGTtaacaagtcaccggactagcttccaaagtgaacggagcgttccacggcattgagaagacctgtgtaataaaggcctattatatttctgtttatggcatagatttctcctcagattaggccaataaaccaatgatacaaataaaaataaaaacgctcgatcaaaggcccggcctgacccggcccgaggatagtggtgggaaatatcggagaaggatgcacttattgtacagcAGGACGCAGGGTGCAAGTGCAGTTGGAAGTGGTCATCATGGCTAATATTAGAAGGCACGATTAAGGTGAATACAGTGAAGCATAACTTTCCACTGTCTGACTTTTTCAAAAGAATTTAGAAAAAAGGATGTGCTAAATGCACACTCTGcattaaagaaattaattatGCCAGCAGGGGTGTACATGCCCTGTATGCACACTGTAAGGCAGACATTCATCGGAGGAAAGTGACAACAACAATAAGTACACAAAGTGTTGCACAGCTTCTCCGAAACCCTCTTCCAGAAACCCCCTAAGCAGCAGATAAGATCAGGGACAGTGCCAGGCCTACACTGCCAGTACCTGTACCTGTGATCACATATCcaatgcagaggtgtgtgtttgtgaaaataaattaacttagTTTAAAAAGTCACTTTAACTGAGtaactaatatattttttatctttctagGCATATAGCATATAGCATAGGCCTTCTCATGATAATAGGATATCATGCCGTCATATTTTTTCAGACTTCGGgtagctctctctttttttgtcatacatgtgtttgcatccctgacatacacacacaggggcacgcacacatacacacacagggacatacaAGCACACGCGTGAACATACACGCATGAACatgcttaaaggggacctataaACGtagttataatgattgatagtcatgtttaaccatgcacaaaaaacgatgtagatttacaggaaactcttcctctcatctgggcgctttcagcattctctgtgaaacgctcggtttcgtccttttccgccccctcgcccccctcctgccaacccaactccggtgtgattggttaccttccttgaagcgcgcgtgcgggcagatttgaccatgTGAACAAGttaatcgcaaacgttgtcccgagtgtttagcgctctgcacagccaccccagactgtccgcagggaatacgtcgaaatgcatgtccGTCATTATTGGACACTTTAGTacggttaaacatgactatcaatcattataacaacgtttataggtcataaaagtctaaaaagcataataggtcccctttaactgAACATAGTTCCATGTTGCCCAAAAACGTCCTTAAAGGTTATTTTGTGTCCTTCTCAAGGACTCGGACGGCACCCCGTGTAAAACggccaagcagcagcagcagcagcagcagcagtccggCCGCGGGTCCAAAGCCCACCGGGACTCAACGCCCAGCGTGGCCAGCAGCCGGACACAGGGCCACTCTGCCTGCACTCCCACCGGGGGCGGCAAGGGGGGCAAGGTAGGCACGCCTGGAGCTCCTCCCCGGTCAGATCTGGCGATCTAACCGTATAACGTAtatcatttttataaaaataggACTTTATCCGTATCAATACCTTCTCAAAATATGTCTGGTTATAAGTGATTgttcattttagttttttgggGGGTTGTGCTAACTGGCCACTGCGGTCATCTGATGCTGAAGAATAAGATCTTgggtcagccagtcagccaggaGTGGGAGGTGCCTGAGAACGAGGCATGAGCCTGAGATCAGGGGGGACCCTCTCATGGCTGCTGGCGCCACTACTGAGGTCATACTGGGAACAACTGTTGTATGACTGCAGTTATCAGAGTAGAGTAAGATGGAGGTTGGAGACCTCGATTTGTTCTTGacacacgcaacctgctgaagGCTTGCTGCGTTTGTTAAAGGTTAAAGGCAGGATTAACGAATGACCTTTTGCTTAAATTGACCTTAAATCCTCTATTAAGAGGCCTGATCGATTATTCTTCCCCTTGAATTAGCCCTACATTCGTGGCTTTATGGTCGATATGTGCGCAGAACTGAGGCCCTATGCATATTGATTAAAGAGAGGTTTAAAGAGCTTCTTACGTGACTGTAAAAACAGGTAATAAGCAAGGTAAAATTATTTCTAAAATTATATTGGGATAGATGTAGAATTCGGATAAATACAAGTCTATGGCTGTTCTCGAGCTGGCTTGGTGGCTCCAATTCCTGGAGAAACTGCTAGTCAGAATCACCCTTTCTGAGGCCAGCGATATAATGCTAATCCATGTACAATGCTGATTTAATAACTCCTTTATGTCTACAGGCCTAGCATGCTAACAGTCATGAACAGTAAGCTTATGATCTGAAGGTCATAATTAAATGCTGGTCTATTACTCCAACATGCCTAGTAGCCTTATGCTGGATTTGTTAATGGGTTTATTATGTATGAAACAAGAATATAAGGAGAATATATTTGCACATCATTGCTTCCACCTGGAGAGAGCATTGCAGCCCCTGGCACGAAACACATTATAAGATGCTCTCCCATACTGTTTTGCTGAAAGAAAATGTCCAAAACCCTAGTCAAGCTCATTCTCTTGAGTCCAAAGTAAATTGACCATCTTATTCAGACGGACATGATTGTGTCTTGGTTGGTGTCTGAGTAAAGTCTGCTCAAAGTGAAGTTGCTTCCATGTAATTCCATTGTAATCCCACTGACCTTTTGCGGGAAAGCTTTCATGCTAATCCTGACCTATAGAGATTCATAGGCTGCACAAACAGGCTTCTAAACAGGCACCAGTTGAATATATATGATCTTTAATCAACAATGAATCAATATATACAGTCATCATCTCTCTATGTTGGGTTGAGGCAATGTCATTCCAATTCATCAATGTTTCTCCATAGTAGAAGAACGCAGAGCCGACCGAGATCAGTTTGCGTGATGTAGGGCTGTGAGATTAATCAAAATGTTgattgcgatttcgattttttgggtcaaacgatctccgaactaatataatcaagttcaaatgtattttatcttttataaatttgaataaatatgaattgaatgaaatttcgtattttctattttaacattttgtgtgttttaaggGGGGATTTTTCAAGTTctgttacaaagtgttttttttggagagaaatgctgaagaAATGCATGTTGTAATCGTgacttcaatattgaccaaaataattgtGATTCAGGGATATTTTcccataatcaagcagccctagcaggaaggtgtgtgtgttcccagttCTGAACCGCGCCTTCTGTCTGTTCCCTCCTCAGACCCGGCCGTCCCGCTCCCATAAGGCCGACCAGCAGAGCTCGTCCTCAGGGGGGAAGAGCCATCAGGGCAACAAGCCACACCACCAGGGCAACGGCAAGAAGAGGAAAAATGTGAGGGAGTCCACCCAGGAGGACCCTTGCAGATAGTGGGTGGCCGCGGCGTGCCCGTGCTCCCCCCTCTGCTAAGGACCCCAGGGACGGGACTCGTCCTACTTCTGCTGCCAGACTCCAGCCTTGGGAGGTTCTTGGTGTAGAATCTCTGTCTTACACTCAAGATTTTTTTGCCGGGCACACGCAAGCGTTTTATAGcaggaacaaaaaaaagaacaaaaaaataaataattataggAAATGGGGCTTCGGTTCTTGGACCCGGATTGAATCATGAAGGATATTTGCGTGTTAGCCGCTGTCGTCAGGCTTCTCGTGGAGGGGTTTCTACCCCGCAGGCGGCGCTCACTGGAACTGTCTTATTGCCCCCTTGTGTACGGGAGGACAAATGGCAGGTGTCGAGGGTCTGCCATGGAGTACAAAGCCTGGG
This genomic window contains:
- the tent4b gene encoding terminal nucleotidyltransferase 4B, coding for MDPRIAWLQPEQRGPANNLWMQIWETTQGLGYLHVNSNYTAAPPATPSLKANINAAAATPGDALITGRHGTVTSSSSISSGREVGSQARMSHPMKDGDILKQRDFIPLESNNNQNNRASGRAGVVGGAGQPGTGGVALGAGHTNKRKRDNKASTYGFNSSLLHADGPEVSPPVSTAYTGTPWKDRNYSEGIIGLHEEIKDFYEYISPRPEEEKMRLEVVDRIKDVIHDLWPSAEVQVFGSFSTGLYLPTSDIDLVVFGKWGSLPLRTLEDALRRCNVADENSIKVLDKATVPIIKLTDSLTEVKVDISFNVRSGVKAAQLIKEYKEKFPALPYLVLVLKQFLLQRDLNEVFTGGIGSYSVFLMAVSFLQLHYREDVRSPNTNIGVLLIEFFELYGRNFNYLKTGIRIKDGGCYVAKDEMHKNMMDSYRPSMLYIEDPLQPDNDVGRSSYGAMQVKQAFDYAYVVLSHAMSPIAKYYPNNESESILGRIIRVTQEVDDYRDWISKQWGRPPQSEPANNRNDVMLLVEPQRLDECNNNVTEEEEEEEEEVVELQDTPGSKSSSSSSSPAPSMCSSPLCISSSSSTVSSDADSDGTPCKTAKQQQQQQQQSGRGSKAHRDSTPSVASSRTQGHSACTPTGGGKGGKTRPSRSHKADQQSSSSGGKSHQGNKPHHQGNGKKRKNVRESTQEDPCR